The DNA region CTCAGGTGACGTGAGGGCCTTGCGCCGGTCGCGTCGAGCGCGTGCTGAAGGAACCGGTGGGGTTCCACTCCGTATTCACTCCGCATGATCATTCGCCGCTCGGTGCGTTTCGCGTACGTCAGCATCGGCGTGGCCCTGTCGATCCACCTGGGCGTGACGCCCGCGGCTGCCACCTGGTCGCTCGTCGCGGTCGATGCACGGACGCGTGAGGTCGGCAGCGCCGGGGCGTCGTGCACACCGTTTGTCGCCGGCATCGTCGCACTCGCGCCCGGACGCGGGGCCATGGTGGCGCAAGCGATGTCCAACGGGGCCGCCCGGCGGCGTGGCGTACGATTGCTGGCCGATGGTGGCAGCCCGAGCGCCATCGTCGCCGCGATCAGCCACCCGACGTTCGACGACACGTTCGAGGAGCAGCAGTACGGGGTCGTGGCGCTGGGCTTCTTCGATCGGCCGGCGGCATTTACCGGCGCTCGCACGCACGCGGGAGCCGGACACCTGCTCGCGCCCGGGGTGAGCGTGCAGGGCAATACTCTCGCCGGCCAGGACGTGTTGACTGCAACCATGGAAGCGTTCACGCGGAGTGCTGGACGTCCGCTCGCCGAGCGTCTGCTGGTGGCCCTCGAGGCCGGCGCGCTGCGAGGCGGTGACCGGCGCTGCGGCGCGCAGACCGCGCAGTCGGCCTACCTGGTCGTGGCGGCACCAGACGACCCGGCGGGGCGCCCGCGTATCCGTCACGTGATCCCCGGGCAGAGCCAGGGCGGTCGCAATCCAGTGCACCTTCTGCGCCGCGCCTTCACCACGGCGGGCGAGCGCTGATCGCTGGCCGACGTCGCATCCCGGCCCGGGGCGAGTGCCTGCCAGCGTGCTTCTTCAGGACGTGCCGTCCCGGCACGAGGCGAGTAGCGGCACAGCCGCTGGCGGCCAACGCAGCCATGCCATCGGTCACCAGCGCATCCTGCCGACAGAGCCAGCGTCCTTCTCGCCATCGAGCAGGCGCGCACGCAGATGCCACTGCGAGGTGTGCTGCGCTTATCGGGCTCTCGGCACGGCAAGTCGGAGTCACCATTGCCCTTGACAAAGAGTGAGTAGGCACTCATTATTCGAGTCATGACGGTGAGGTTCGCGACCCTCCTGGAGAGTCCGCATGGCACGGCCGAAGAGTGAGGACCGACGCAAGGCCATTCTCAGCGCGACGACCGCCCTCATTGCGGAGCAGGGCCTCGGTGCACCGACAGCAGAGATCGCCGCTCGCGCGGGCATACCGCACGGTTCGGTCTTTACCTACTTCGAGACCAAGGCCGGGCTGTTCAACGCGCTGTACCAGGAGTTGACCACAGAACTCACCGACGCCGTGGTCGCAGCGATCTCGCCGGAGGCCGACACGCGGACGCAGTTCGAACAGCTCTGGAGCGCGTGGACCCGGTGGGGCACCTCGAACCCTGACAAGCGACGTGCGCAGGCGCAGCTCAATATCTCGGACCTTGTCACCACCGAAATCCGGGACGCGGCGTACGCGTATGCGGCACCCGTCTTCGCGCTCATCCGTCGGGCCGGCGCCACCGGGCCACTGAAGGACGCGCCGATTCGTTACGCCGGGGCCCTCGTCTCCTCATGTGCCGCCACCACGATCGAGTTCATGCTCCGGGATCCGAAGCGCGCCAGGGTCCTCTGCCGGACCGGGCTGGAAACGGTCTGGCACGCGTTGCACTGACCACGTGCAAGGGGCCGCCGTTGCGATGACCAACTGACCATCATCCAGGAGAAGGACCATGCCACACGTCTGGCTCGTCACGGGGAGCGGAGGAGGATTGGGACGCGCGATCGCCGAGGCGGCGCTCGAGGCCGGGCACCAGGTGGTGGCGACAGCGCGCGACCCCAGGCAGGTCGACGACCTCCGTACTCGCTACGGCGAACGGGTGCTGACGCCACCGCTCGACGTGACCGACGAAGCGCAGGGGCGAGCGGCGGTCGAGTCCGCCGTCGACACGTTCGGCCGACTCGACGTGCTGATCAACAATGCCGGCTACGGCGACCTCCGGCCATTCGAGCAGGTCCCTTCCGACGAGTTCCGCCGGCTTGTCGAGACGTCGCTGTTCGGGGTCGTGCACATGACGCGCGCGGCGCTCCCCGTGATGCGCCGCCAGCGCCGCGGACACATCATCCAGATCTCTTCACTCGGCGGACGCACCGCCTGGCCCGGAAACGCGGCCTACCACGCGGCGAAGTGGGCCGTCGGCGGCTTCACGGAGAGCGTGGCACTCGAGGTCGCGGCGTTCGGCGTGGTGGTGACCGCACTGGAGCCGGGCGCGATGCGCACGAGGTGGGGCGCGCGGGCCAACGCGCGGCACGAGCCGGTCCTCCCGGACTACGAAGCCTCGGTTGGCGCAACCGTGCGCCAACTCGCGGGCTACTGGGGGAACGAGCCGGGCGACCCGGCCAGGGTCGCACGACTCATCCTGCGCCTCGCCGCGGCCGACCGCCTCCCGCCGCACATCCTGCTGGGGAGTGATGCGCTCCGGCTCGCCCGTGAGGCGGAGCGCGCCCGCTCGGCCGACGCCGACCGATGGAGCGCGATCAGCGCCTCGATCGACATCGACGCTGGCCAGTCTATTCTTCCGCTGCCGACCGCCTGACCGTCGCTGAACCTCGTCACATCACGGCCCTTCGATCACGGAGTGTGTCATGTCGAGCGTCGCATCTCTCGCCCCCGTCGCTTCCCCTCGCGCCGTCCGCATTGCCGCGGCACATCTCATCGACGGCGCGCTGGTCGCGTCGCACGGCACCGAGGTGGTCGACGTGCACGACCCGCATGATGGCGTCCTGATCGGCCGCGACACGATGGGCGACGCCGCCGACGTCGTGCGCGCGGCGGGGCAGGGCTGAGCCGTCAACCTCGGAGGATCCGTGCATGCCCGAAGCACTCGAGATCACGACCTTTCGGCTCCGTGACGGTCTCACTGGCGCCGACTTCATCGCCGCGAATGCCGACATCGATGACTACCTGCGACGACAGCCCGGCTTCCGCTGGCGACGCATCGCCCAGGACAAGGACGGCACGATCGTCGACATCGTCGCGTGGGCGTCAGTCGCGGACGGACGGCGAAGCGCGACGGGGATCATGACCGAGATGGCTGAGTCTCCCGTGCACGCGACCATCGACCAGAGCACGGTGGAGTTCCGGCTCGTGCCGGTCAGGCATCGTGTCCCTTGAGACGTCACAGCGCGGCCCGTCCTGTCACGCGTGCGGTTACACTCCTCAGGCCAGGACCCTCTCATGCGCGAAGCACTCACGTTCGCACCACAGAGTCCACCCTCGATGAGGGCGTTGGTACTGGACGCCTACGGCGCGCCGCTCCGGCAGACGCTCATCGAGCGGCCCGATCCGGGCCCCGGGGAAGCACTCGTACGCATTCACGCGAGTGGCCTCAATCCGCTGGACACGAAGATCCGCGCCGGGCGCGCCGACCACGCGCGGCATCCGCTCCCCGCCGTGCTCGGGCTCGACATGGCCGGCGTCGTCGAGGCGGTGGGACCGGGTGTCGCCGAGTTCGGCCCGGGCGATGAGGTGTACGGCATGACCGGCGGGGTCGGCGGTCACCAGGGCTCCCTGGCGGAGTTCGCATCGGTCGACGCCGAACTGCTCGCGCGCAAGCCGACGACACTCACCAGTCGAGAAGCAGCCGCCCTGCCGCTGGTCGTCATCACGGCCTGGGAAGGGCTGGTGGATCGAGCCCACGTCGGTGCAGGGCAGCGCGTGCTCGTCCACGGCGGTGCTGGCGGCATCGGTTCCGTGGCCATCCAGATCGCCCGGGCACACGGCGCCGAAGTCTTTGCCACGGGCAAGGCGGCGCAGCAGGCCTTCATCGAAGGCCTCGGTGCGACCGCCATCGACTACACGACCACGTCGGTGGAGCAGTACGTCGAGCGGTACACGGGCGGAGAAGGATTCGACGTCATCTTCGACACGGTGGGCGGGGCGACGCTCGACGCCTCGTTCGGAGCGGTGCGGGCGTACACCGGACACGTGGTCAGCGCGCTCGGCTGGGGCATCCACTCGCTGGCGCCCTTGTCGTTCCGCGGCGCGACCTACTCTGGCGTGTTCACGCTATTGCCCCTGCTCACGGGAAAGGGGCGCGCGCACCACGGTGAGATCCTGCGGATGGCCGCCCGTTTGGTCGACGACGGGCGCCTCAGGCCTGTGCTCGACCCGAGGCGGCTCACATGGGACACGGTGGACGTCGGACTGGCGGCCATCGAAGACGGTTCTGCGACCGGCAAGCTCGTTGTCGACATCATGGTTTAGCGCGGCGGCGCGGCACCGCCGGCGTATGGATCTGGCCGCCGCTACTCGCGGCCGCCCTTCCGCTGCAACTGCAGGTTCGTCAGCATCACCGGCTGGTCGCCGAGATTCTCGAGCACGATCGAGCCCTGCACCGTGTCCAGGGTGATGGTCGAGTACGCCGAGGCCAGGCCACGGCCCTGGCCGTTCCTGTCGATCTGCAACTGGATCACCGTGAACGGATAGTCGGCAGAGCGCGGACGATCGGCGGCTTCGAGGAAGGACATGCCCTGATCGCTGGCGACGATGACGTGGCGCTCTCCGTTCTCGCCGCGCAACTCGGCCGCGTACCGAAGCTCGAACCCCTGGTCGCCTGGCGCGGCGAGGCGGCCTATCGACGGCGCCTGCTGGAGCGCTTCCTGGAGGCCGGCCGGGCCGCGCTCGGCGAAGGTGTCCATGAAGCGGTTCTTCTCCACCGTTGTCGAGAAGCGGTTGATGACGATTTCGACCGGGCCGAGCTCACCGGTCGGACCCGAGGCCGTGGCAGTGAAGCGCACCCCCTGGATGGCCTCGGGCTGAGCCATCGTCAACGTGAGGCCTGCCAGGCAGGCGGCGAAGGCGCCGACAACACGGCGCTGGTGGTTGCGAGTCATGAACATGGAAGCTCTCCCCGTGCTTGCACGAATAGGACGCAGTCGCCGGTCGGTCAGCTTGCGGCACCGTGATTCCTGCGGGCATGAGTTCGGGTCATACGCACCCCGCTCTGGCGGAGGGACCTCTGCAGGTTTCGGAACCGGGTTTCTCCCCAGTCATGGAGGAACAGGGGAGGCAGCGGGATCCGGTGTCCGGCCGCCGTGATGTCAAGACCGGTCCACAGCGTCACGGCATGGTTGCCACGGCCCAGTAGCCTGACCGATGCGTGGCGGTGGCGCCCTTGCGTTTCACCTTGACTGTCACGCGGCGGTACGTGCCGTCCATCTCACCCCGCGCCGGTGTGTACGCGAGCAGGTAGTGCGACGCCTGATCCCCGGCAATCCGCTTCGCGATCCGCTCGACGTTGTTGGTGTTCTCGAGGAGCAGACCGCCGGTCTCCTTCGCGAGGCGCGCGAGCGAGGCGGTGCCATCCGAGCGGACGAGGTCGGCCTGCTTCTCCAGGTCACGCGTCCACGCGCCCTGTGACCGCCCCTCGTCGCCGAGCGCCACCCGGCCGGCATAGTCCTGCTCACGCGCGGTCGCCGCCACGGCGCTGTGAGCACGGAGACCTGCGGCGTCCACCGGATAGAAGGTCACGCCGGCGCGATTGGCGGCCGCGACCATCGTGTCGAACAGCGTGCGCGCCTGGTCCGAGAGCGGGAGTCCTTCCGAGAACAGGACCACCGCCTTGCGGCCCGTCAGGCCTGACATGCCGGTGGCGATGGCACGGAGTCCCACCGCCGCCATCTGCCCCTGCACGTCGCGCGTGTACCGCTCGTAGGTCTCCGCCATGCGCATTTCCATCGCGTACAGCAGGCGCTCCGGCCCGGCGCCATTCAGCAGCCGCTGGCGGGTCGCGAAGTCCTGTGCGCCTCCGCGTGACTCGGCGCCGACAGTAGGGGAGACGCTCGGGTCGAGATCGATGCCGGTCCTCGTCGACTGCGTCGCGCTCGCGTCCTTGACCACCATGGGCCGCTGCGCCAGCGCCGACAGCGCCGTCCTGGCCGCGGTCCGGTCCTGCGTGAAGTCCTGCGCGATGTGCAAGCGGTGCTCGAGCGCGAACAGCCCCACCCAGTCGCGCGTCGGCATGCCGGCCAGCATGGCGTCGGCGACGCGTGCGGCCATGGCGCGCGCCTCGGGAGACAACTGGTCGAAGACGAAGGCGACGACCGACGGCGGCTCCCCGGCGTCTGCTCCGGGGCTGGCGACAAGTGGAGTTCCGGCCACCGCGCTCGGGATTGCCGGCTCACGTGGACTGGTCCCCGCCGTTGATGCATCGAGGGCACGACCGCCGGGGCCGAAGATCGCCGTGATCGTCTGGCGCGCCCCATCTTCACTGAGTTCGAAGTCCGTCGGGGTGAGGTCGCGTACGGGTATACCCTTGCCGTCGCGGACCACCACGTCGAAAAGAATCGTCGTCGTCGCGCTACGCAGCGCCGGCTGCTGCGCTGACGGCATGACGACCGTCGAAGCCCACACGCACACGACGACGAGTGTGATTCGCCCCATGGCTCCCTCTCTGAGCGGATTGTTGGCTCAGGATAACCGGAGCGCAGCCTCGGGAACCCTGCGCCCCAGTGGCTGAGATGTGCGACCGCAGCCGCCCGAATGCCCGTCACCGCCGTTCGGCGAGTTCCTGCGGGCGATCGATGCTGCCGCGCAAGAGGCCTTCGACCTGCACTGCATCAGGGCCACTTCAGCAGCGCCAGGTCACCGGCGATGAGCGCCTCCTTCGCCCGCGTCCAGCGCTTCAGTTGGCGTTCACGTGCCCGCGCTCGAAGGGTGTCAGGGTGTCGTTCGGCGTACACGAGCGTGACCGGAAGGCGCTGACTCGTGAAGCCCTGAGGCCTCGCCGGCCTGGTGGGTAAGGACACGCGCGACCACATCGCTCGTCTCGCCGACGTAGAGCGAGTCGTCAGCACAGCGCAGGATGTAGACGTAGTGCACGGTGGGACGACAATGGCATCGTCGTCGGGGATAGGGGAAGCCCTTAGACTCTGACGCAGGGCGTCCTCGCTCAGGGCGTCGCCGGCTCGCCGGAGGCGAGACGGTGGGCGAGTCGAATGGTGGAGGCGGCGGGAGTCGAATGACGCGATGTTAAGCCACTGACGCACAACGACTTCCATGTTATTGCTGCTGAGATACGTACCCCCAGAAATACCCCCACACTCGGCTTGATGTGTCCCGCCAGTAGGTGGGACGCCCACAACGCCTTTGTCCCAAAGACTTCCACGACATTCGTTGTTGCCGACTGCATTCACGCTTCGATGACACATCGAGCAAAACTCGAAGCCCTGACACCGATCCAGACTTCGCTCACGCTGCGCGTGAGCTTCGATTAGGCGGAACAGACCAGCTTCAGCTCCTTATTGAGCCACTCGTGTCCGCGGCGATTCAGTTCTTCTTGCGCGCTGCCTGGAGCTTTGTCCACGACTCCGGCGAGAAGGTGGTGTTGAAGAACTTGATCTTGCCATCTTGAATGACGGCGTCCTGCTTGACTTCGAGCGGTGAGACGCCAAGCTTCTGCCAGTCATCTCGATAGACCGTGCCAGACCAAACCAGCTTATTGCCCTGTGCCTGCCGCGTGGCTGCCTCCTCACGCTGCTGCCGGTCGATTTGATCGGTGACCCACCCGCGAATCTGCTCCTTGCCGACAAGCACCCGACCGCTCGACGTGCCCACCACGGCATCGTCGGCAAACAGCGCCATCACCGCACCCGCGTCACGCGCTGCAAGAGCCGCTTCACGAGCCCTCAGTATCGACTCGCCGTCTCCACCCTGCGCTTGAGCAAGCCATCCAAGCCCGACCGTGACGGCCAGGCACGCCCACAGCGTGTGACGTCGTCGTGCCATCGCAAACCTCCTTCGGACAGTCGGCTGACGGGCCAAATGAGCCGCGCGCGTGAACTCGACGGTCGGAACGCCGCTACAGCGCCTATGAGTGGCCTCCGACTGGAAGGGCGAGCACACCCGTGAGCGTGGTGGCGACGGACACACGCAAGGCAGCCCCAGACGTTACTGGTTCGTAGCCACAGCATGCCACACCCTCATCGATCCCTCGAAGTGGTCAGGCCCCACTTTCACGACAGTCGTCGGCGGGCAGCGCGACGGACGACCTATAATGCGATGTAGCCCCTGGTGACCATGATGTTTGCCGATGCCCTGGAAGATGGCTGGCGGCGCGTGTATCTGGCGGGGATCCTGCTGGCGATAGCGGCCGTGCGGGCTGGCGCACAGGATGTCTCTGGCAAGAATTCCGCGTGGGCTCGCGCCGTAGACGCCTACCTCGCGGGTGCAGAGGACAGTGTGCCCTCCGTCTTGCGCCTGTCGACTGAGGAGGTCACGATCCAGTCGCGCGAAGCGCTCGACGCGTGGATGGCGTCGGCCCGAGCTGCCGAAGTCGGCGTGAACGCGCACGACGAGCGGCGCCTTGCCATTCGCCGGGTGCAGGCGGCGGCACTGCTCCCACTGGAAATCCTGTCATTGCTGTCGACGCGCATGCGCCTGCTTCCACCCATGAAGGCGTACGAGACCGCTGCGATGGAGGCATGGAAGCAACTCGGTGATGACGACCTGACCGACCCGCTGCGATCAGGCGCCGAGGAACGCGCGCGGCAGCGACGATTCAGGACGTGGTGGCAGATTGCGTACCTGCAGTTCCTGATGAACAACGCTCGCTACGGAGACTTCAAGGCACATGCGCAGCAGGTCCGGCTGGCCGAGGGCGATGTAGCCCCGCGCGTCGAGGTCTTTCTCCTGAGGGGGATGGTCGAGGAGTCGATCGCGCGCCTGCCGGCGGCGGAGGCCGTGCGTCGCGACAACGAGGAGATCGAGCCGGAGTCGCGGCTGCGCCGCATGACCCGAACCCTCGAGGACGCCGCGGGCTGGTATCGACGTGTCCTCGCGAACGCGCCGGCCCACCTAGAGGCGACGTTGCACCTCGGCCGGGTATTGGTCGACCTCAAGCAGCCACAGGAGGCGCTCCGCACGTTGCAGCCGCTGCTCACGAGCCCGTACGGCACGACCCATTGCGCGCTTGCATCGCTGTTCGCGGGTGAGGCGCACGAGATGCTCCGCGCGAATGACGACGCCGCGATGGCCTATGCGCATGCCGCGAGCCTGAGCGACGTACGGCAGTCGGCTCTCGTCGCCCTCATGCAACTGGCGGTAAGGGCGGGCGATGTCGCCACGGGCGCTCGACTCATCGGACACTTCGCCGAGCGGACACCCCTCGCCGCGCTCGATGGGCCTGACGCGTGGAGTGTGTACCTGCGCGGGCGTCGGCAGAACGTCAACGCAGTGCTGCGGCCGCTGCGCGAGGCGATGGTGCCGTGAGACCGAAGCGGGCATCGACTGCCACCATCGTCGTCGCGAGCCTGATTGCGGCCACGAGCGGGCCTGCGATGCGCCTGACCGCGCAGGAACCGGCCCCGCTATTTCGTGCCGTGGTGGAAGTGGTGACAATCGACGCCTTCGTGCACCTGGACGGCCAGCCGCTCGCCGGACTCGTTCCGGCAGACTTCATCGTGCGCGACAACGGCGTCGAGCAACGCATCAACGCGATTGGTACGACCGACAGCGCGCACGTCATCATCGGCCTCGACCTGAGTGGCAGCGTGGATGGAGACGTGCTACGGCAACTGCGCAATGCCGTGCGGGCCGTGACGGGCCAGCTCACGGCTCGGGACCGACTGTCGCTGTTCACCTTTGACGATCGGCTGCGCGTGCTGGCCCGGGCCGAGGTGCCCGATGTCAAGCTCGACCACGTGCTCGAGGGGATGGCCGCGACGGGCTCGACGACATTGCACGACGCCGTGGTCCTGGGCAGCATGCTGGCCAGGATCGACCAGCGGCCGGCGGCCTTCCTGTTGTTCACCGACGGCGCAGATACCTCGAGCTGGAACACCGTCACCAGGGCGACCGCGGTCCTGCAGCGCACCGATGTCGTGGTCTATCCGGTAGGGGCGGGGTTGCCGACGACGATGATCACCCCATCGACCACCGTGTACTTCCAGCATCCTTCATGGGTCGCCCCGACGCCTGGCGACTCCTTACGGATGCTGCAGGTGCTGGCCGACATCACGGGCGGCGAGTTCCTCCGTGTTCGCCGGGACGCTCGTCTTGCGGAGACGTTCGCCTCCATCCTGGCTCGGTACCGTCAGCGTTACCTGCTGTCGTTCACCCCGACCGGTGTCGGCAAGCGCGGGTGGCATCGCCTCGATGTCCGCCTGCGCAATCGAGCGGGGACCGTCGTCGCGCGCGAGGGGTACATCGCCAGGAATCCCTGACCGCGCGGCTGTCACTCACGAGCGGCCGTGGCGGGTCTACGTCGTTGGTCAAGTGAACCCGTCACGGACGACAAGGGAGGCACTGCGGAGCGCTACGACGCGCATCGTGCTTCCCCGAGCGGTGCATCCACTGCCCCTGTGGTTGGAGGTCGGCGTCGCACGCTTCGCCATGGCCGCGGAGCGCGTGCCCACGGGTGCGACGAGATGCGGAGTCCTTGGTCGTCAACTGGCGGACGGCGACCACGCAACCCTCGTATGCCACCGGCGTCGCCTCGGCAGTGGCGTTCGTGGGCCGGTGAACGCGCCTGCGCAGACCGTGCTGTCCGTGCTGTATTGACGACGTATATACATCTCCGCTAGAGTCAGGGTGGGTGGTCACTGCACCCGGGAGATCCCATGGCGAACGCCGCATCCTGCCCGCGCACGAGCATCAGCCTCCGCATTCCCGACGACCAGCGCGCTCTGATCGACCGCGCCGCTGAGGCGTCCGGCAAGGACCGCACCGCGTTCATGCTCGACGCCGCGACCCGCGAGGCGACGACCGTGCTGCTCGATCAACGCTATTTCCGGCTGGACGCGGATGCGTGGGCCACGTTCACGGCCCTGCTGGATGCGCGGCCGACGCCGAACCCGCGGCTCAAGAAACTGCTGGCTACCAAAGCCCCTTGGGAGCGATGAATCGGGACGCCGACGTGGGCGCTCCAGAGCACCTGGACGCACATCACGACATCGCGGCGTTCGATTCCGGCACGCCCGATCTGGACCTCTGGTTGAAACGGCGCGCGTTGACCAACGAAGCGCTCGGCGCGTCCCGTACCTACGTCGTCTGCGCATCCGGTCGCGTGGTCGGCTTCTATGCCCTGGCCACCGGCGCCGTGGCCCACGAGGCCGTGACCGGGCGCGTGCGGCGGAACATGCCGGATCCGATCCCCGTGATGGTGCTCGCGCGGCTGGCGGTGGACCGGGCCTACCAGGGCCGCGGGCTGGGGCGGGCGTTGTTGCGCGACGCGCTGCTGCGCACCCTGCAGGCGGCCGAGATTGTGGGCATCCGCGCCGTGCTTGTCCACGCCCTCTCGCCGTCGGCCAAGCAGTTCTACCTGCAGGCGGGTTTCACGGAGGCCCCGGTGAGTCCGATGACGCTGCTGGTGACGCTGACTGACGTGGCAGGTCGCGTACGTTCTTGAGCTCGCTTCGCTGGACGCTGACGCCGTGTAAGACATCGGCGCTGAGGCGGGTCCTAGAGGATCGGCAGGGCGTGAGCGACTGGACTCGTGGGCAGGTCGGCTGGTCGATACCCCAGGGTATCGATACCCCCAAATCGTCGGATACCCCCAGAAGTACCTCCGCGGCGCACGGGTGCGCCGCGGACGATGGCAGCGACACGCGCAGCCGACCGACCAGTAACCCGTGAATTGTTGGGGTTTTCGTGAAGCAGAGCCGGACGTCCATGGAACACCATGGACGCCTGCGGACAGCTCTGGACGACTGGTGGAGGCGGCGGGAGTCGAACCGGTTGACTCTCAGCCGTGCAAGTCATTGCAGGCGCGCAGCTTCTGGTGCTAACCCCTGCAAGTGCCACAGTTAGCCCATTCTCCGTGAGTGCACCCCAGTTCACCGCAGTCCTCCCGAGTCCCCCCCAGTCGGGGAGGGATAGGGGAGGCCGCGGGAGCCCGTTCCCGCCGCCGGACCGGAGTGGAGCGCGGCACGCTCGGGTCACGAGGCGAGCGGTACAATCAGCACGGCGACGCCATGTCCAATCCCGCCGAGGTCCTTGCCGTCCTGGCTGGTCATCTTCCAGAACTGCACACGCATGCCGTGAGTGGACTCTGGGTGTTCGGCTCGGCGGCGCGCGGGGAGCTTCGCCCCGATAGCGACGTCGACGTTTTGGTGGAGTTCGACCGGCCCGTCTCCCTCTTCGAGTTCTCGCGCCTGCGTCGGCGCCTGGAGCACCTGTTGGGACGGCGCGTCGACCTCGTCACTCGCGACGCGCTCAAGCCGCAGATGCGGGAACGCATCCTCAATGAGGCCGTGCGTGCCGCCTAGGGACTCGTCACTGCGCCTGCAGGACATCATCGAGGCCATCACACGGATCCGCCGGTACACGGCCACGCACACCCTGGAGTCGTTTGCGGCAGACGACATGACCGTCGATGCCGTGGTGCGAAATCTCGAGGTGATCGGTGAAGCCGCGCGCCATGTGGACGAGGACACCGTGCGCCGGTTGGCAGCGGTGCCGTGGCGCGACATGCGCGATCTCCGGAACCTGCTCGCGCATGAGTACTTCGGCGTGAGTATCCCCATCATCTGGGAGACCGTCGTCCGAGACCTGCCTCAGGTGCTCGAGATGCTGCAGGCCGACCACCAGCAGTAGCCGCGGCCACCCTTGTGCATGCGTGTCCCTGTGCAGTCGCGGCAGTCGCATCCCTCACGTGTAGGGCTTGGACTGGCTCTTCTCGCAGGCTGCTGGCTGCTGGCGGGAGGAG from Luteitalea sp. TBR-22 includes:
- a CDS encoding DUF86 domain-containing protein, which codes for MPPRDSSLRLQDIIEAITRIRRYTATHTLESFAADDMTVDAVVRNLEVIGEAARHVDEDTVRRLAAVPWRDMRDLRNLLAHEYFGVSIPIIWETVVRDLPQVLEMLQADHQQ
- a CDS encoding DUF4440 domain-containing protein, coding for MARRRHTLWACLAVTVGLGWLAQAQGGDGESILRAREAALAARDAGAVMALFADDAVVGTSSGRVLVGKEQIRGWVTDQIDRQQREEAATRQAQGNKLVWSGTVYRDDWQKLGVSPLEVKQDAVIQDGKIKFFNTTFSPESWTKLQAARKKN
- a CDS encoding DUF1028 domain-containing protein produces the protein MIIRRSVRFAYVSIGVALSIHLGVTPAAATWSLVAVDARTREVGSAGASCTPFVAGIVALAPGRGAMVAQAMSNGAARRRGVRLLADGGSPSAIVAAISHPTFDDTFEEQQYGVVALGFFDRPAAFTGARTHAGAGHLLAPGVSVQGNTLAGQDVLTATMEAFTRSAGRPLAERLLVALEAGALRGGDRRCGAQTAQSAYLVVAAPDDPAGRPRIRHVIPGQSQGGRNPVHLLRRAFTTAGER
- a CDS encoding SDR family NAD(P)-dependent oxidoreductase, which gives rise to MPHVWLVTGSGGGLGRAIAEAALEAGHQVVATARDPRQVDDLRTRYGERVLTPPLDVTDEAQGRAAVESAVDTFGRLDVLINNAGYGDLRPFEQVPSDEFRRLVETSLFGVVHMTRAALPVMRRQRRGHIIQISSLGGRTAWPGNAAYHAAKWAVGGFTESVALEVAAFGVVVTALEPGAMRTRWGARANARHEPVLPDYEASVGATVRQLAGYWGNEPGDPARVARLILRLAAADRLPPHILLGSDALRLAREAERARSADADRWSAISASIDIDAGQSILPLPTA
- a CDS encoding TetR/AcrR family transcriptional regulator yields the protein MARPKSEDRRKAILSATTALIAEQGLGAPTAEIAARAGIPHGSVFTYFETKAGLFNALYQELTTELTDAVVAAISPEADTRTQFEQLWSAWTRWGTSNPDKRRAQAQLNISDLVTTEIRDAAYAYAAPVFALIRRAGATGPLKDAPIRYAGALVSSCAATTIEFMLRDPKRARVLCRTGLETVWHALH
- a CDS encoding GNAT family N-acetyltransferase — its product is MNRDADVGAPEHLDAHHDIAAFDSGTPDLDLWLKRRALTNEALGASRTYVVCASGRVVGFYALATGAVAHEAVTGRVRRNMPDPIPVMVLARLAVDRAYQGRGLGRALLRDALLRTLQAAEIVGIRAVLVHALSPSAKQFYLQAGFTEAPVSPMTLLVTLTDVAGRVRS
- a CDS encoding VWA domain-containing protein; the encoded protein is MGRITLVVVCVWASTVVMPSAQQPALRSATTTILFDVVVRDGKGIPVRDLTPTDFELSEDGARQTITAIFGPGGRALDASTAGTSPREPAIPSAVAGTPLVASPGADAGEPPSVVAFVFDQLSPEARAMAARVADAMLAGMPTRDWVGLFALEHRLHIAQDFTQDRTAARTALSALAQRPMVVKDASATQSTRTGIDLDPSVSPTVGAESRGGAQDFATRQRLLNGAGPERLLYAMEMRMAETYERYTRDVQGQMAAVGLRAIATGMSGLTGRKAVVLFSEGLPLSDQARTLFDTMVAAANRAGVTFYPVDAAGLRAHSAVAATAREQDYAGRVALGDEGRSQGAWTRDLEKQADLVRSDGTASLARLAKETGGLLLENTNNVERIAKRIAGDQASHYLLAYTPARGEMDGTYRRVTVKVKRKGATATHRSGYWAVATMP
- a CDS encoding VWA domain-containing protein gives rise to the protein MRPKRASTATIVVASLIAATSGPAMRLTAQEPAPLFRAVVEVVTIDAFVHLDGQPLAGLVPADFIVRDNGVEQRINAIGTTDSAHVIIGLDLSGSVDGDVLRQLRNAVRAVTGQLTARDRLSLFTFDDRLRVLARAEVPDVKLDHVLEGMAATGSTTLHDAVVLGSMLARIDQRPAAFLLFTDGADTSSWNTVTRATAVLQRTDVVVYPVGAGLPTTMITPSTTVYFQHPSWVAPTPGDSLRMLQVLADITGGEFLRVRRDARLAETFASILARYRQRYLLSFTPTGVGKRGWHRLDVRLRNRAGTVVAREGYIARNP
- a CDS encoding zinc-dependent alcohol dehydrogenase family protein — protein: MRALVLDAYGAPLRQTLIERPDPGPGEALVRIHASGLNPLDTKIRAGRADHARHPLPAVLGLDMAGVVEAVGPGVAEFGPGDEVYGMTGGVGGHQGSLAEFASVDAELLARKPTTLTSREAAALPLVVITAWEGLVDRAHVGAGQRVLVHGGAGGIGSVAIQIARAHGAEVFATGKAAQQAFIEGLGATAIDYTTTSVEQYVERYTGGEGFDVIFDTVGGATLDASFGAVRAYTGHVVSALGWGIHSLAPLSFRGATYSGVFTLLPLLTGKGRAHHGEILRMAARLVDDGRLRPVLDPRRLTWDTVDVGLAAIEDGSATGKLVVDIMV
- a CDS encoding DUF1778 domain-containing protein translates to MANAASCPRTSISLRIPDDQRALIDRAAEASGKDRTAFMLDAATREATTVLLDQRYFRLDADAWATFTALLDARPTPNPRLKKLLATKAPWER
- a CDS encoding nucleotidyltransferase family protein translates to MERGTLGSRGERYNQHGDAMSNPAEVLAVLAGHLPELHTHAVSGLWVFGSAARGELRPDSDVDVLVEFDRPVSLFEFSRLRRRLEHLLGRRVDLVTRDALKPQMRERILNEAVRAA
- a CDS encoding GIY-YIG nuclease family protein, with the protein product MHYVYILRCADDSLYVGETSDVVARVLTHQAGEASGLHESAPSGHARVRRTTP